The genomic stretch TGGAGGCCTGGGCATCCTTGTTCCAGTCCGGGTAGGTGCTCATCATGTCGGGCACTTGGGCCGGCCACCAGCACGGGTCCGAGCAGCCATAGAGGTCGGCCTCCATCGGTTGGCACAACGACGACACGCCGCCAAAGGCATCGATTTCCCAACCCGGGTCGGTGGTCGAGGCGCACCCGGCGACCGAACTCATGGCCACCACTTCTTCGATGCGGTTTTCATCCGCGGCCTGATCCAGCTTCAACGCTTTGTTATTGATGGGCTTGAGATGTTTCATATCAGTGAGCCTTGCGCGGAGTGATGTAACTGCTGATGAACGCAGGGTTGTGAGCCATGATCCGGGTGTAGACCTCGATGCCGAAGTCGACCCAGTCACGCATCAGTTCGCAGTAGTGATAGGTCGGGTGCGTCGGGTCGCCGTAACGGGCGTAGCTTTCGTGGTAGCAGCCGCCGGAGCACAGGTTGCGGATCTGGCAGTCCTCGCAGCCGGTGTTGCTGCGGTCCAGGCGCTGGGACAGGAAGTCGTTCAACTCCACCTGCTTGACCCCGCTGTGGACGTTGCCAAACGTCGGCAATGACGAACCGGTGAAACGGTGGCACAGGTTGAGTTCGCCCTTGTGGTCGACCGCCAGCATCTTCAGCCCGGCGCCACACGGCAGGGCTTTCTTGTGGCCCTCGTGGATGTCGGTGATCAACTGGTGCAGGTTGGAGAAACCGATGTTGCGGTGTTCCAGCGCGGCCTCCAGGTAGCGCCGACCGAGCCGTTTCATACTGGCGAAGACTTCGATCAATTCGTCGCTGGACAGGTTGAAGGTGCTGATATCGCCGGAGGTCACCGGGGCAAAGCCGACTTCGGCAAAACCCAGTTCGTTGAACAGGTGATCCCAGATGGTTTCAACGTCGGTGACGCCGGTGGTCAGGGTCACGCGGGCGCCGACCGGGCGACTGTTGTAGCGCGACAACAACATCTCGGCCTTGCGCCGCACCACGTCATAGGTGCCCTGCCCGCCCACGGTGATGCGGTTGCGGTCGTGCACGGTCTTCGGCCCGTCGATGCTCACCGACAAGCCAAAGCGGTGGGCGTTGAGGTAGTCCACCGTGTCCTCGGTGAGCAGCGTGGCGTTGGTGGTCATGACGAATTCGACGAATTTGCCCGCCTCGGCAAAGCGCTTTTCACAATAGTCGACCATGTACTCGATCAGCTTGCGGTTGCTCAGTGGTTCGCCGCCGAAGAACACCACGGTAAACCGCTCTTCATCGGGGGATTCGCGCAGGAGCATTTCCACCGAGGCGATGGCGGTCTCGACCTCCATCTTCTTGCCGGCCGAGGGCTTGTCGAGGTCTTCCTTGTAGCAGTAGGTGCAGCTCAGGTTGCAGCCGGTGTTGACGTTGAGCACCACGGTGTTGATGGCGGTGCGCTCGACCCGTTTGGCGGCGATGTCCGGGGTCAGCGG from Pseudomonas sp. S04 encodes the following:
- the qhpC gene encoding quinohemoprotein amine dehydrogenase subunit gamma, giving the protein MKHLKPINNKALKLDQAADENRIEEVVAMSSVAGCASTTDPGWEIDAFGGVSSLCQPMEADLYGCSDPCWWPAQVPDMMSTYPDWNKDAQASNDNWRNLGTVFPKDK
- the peaB gene encoding quinohemoprotein amine dehydrogenase maturation protein — translated: MGAILNLVERNLHEVQVDADRMLFHIPSSSLFASDALTGSIIDALRGHGCSSAELIQRLASQFGGEEIHETLRELMALELVSDGSPLTPDIAAKRVERTAINTVVLNVNTGCNLSCTYCYKEDLDKPSAGKKMEVETAIASVEMLLRESPDEERFTVVFFGGEPLSNRKLIEYMVDYCEKRFAEAGKFVEFVMTTNATLLTEDTVDYLNAHRFGLSVSIDGPKTVHDRNRITVGGQGTYDVVRRKAEMLLSRYNSRPVGARVTLTTGVTDVETIWDHLFNELGFAEVGFAPVTSGDISTFNLSSDELIEVFASMKRLGRRYLEAALEHRNIGFSNLHQLITDIHEGHKKALPCGAGLKMLAVDHKGELNLCHRFTGSSLPTFGNVHSGVKQVELNDFLSQRLDRSNTGCEDCQIRNLCSGGCYHESYARYGDPTHPTYHYCELMRDWVDFGIEVYTRIMAHNPAFISSYITPRKAH